ACTGGTGCTCTTCGTTATGCAATGCACCTACGCTTCCTGTGCTCCCCTTACAGGAAAGAGTTGAAACTAATACATAGATGTAAATCTGATCCTTCCTCACTTCCTGGTTGCGGCAGAAGCACTTCCAATCATGATGAACGTCGCCACTTCTACCTCTATAATGATCTTAGAGTTGTTTTCCCTCAGAGGCATGCAGACGCAGACGAGGGTGAGGTATGGAACTTAGCGAAATGCACATTCTTTTCCTTGACACATTCTACTCTAATTAGGCAGACACTATGTATATTGTTAGTACGATTACGAACAGATCTAAGGCTGTGTTACTTGTCCAAGCGCTCGAGTACTTGTATGCATTAGTATTCAGATTCATTAGGTAGGTTATGAGCAAACCTCAATTGTTTCCCTGATCTCCTAGAAAGATTTCTCTAACATTCTTTGGCAAAATTATTTGTTCTTGCAATCATAAAAAATTCAGAACTAACCACATCTACTATCTCAATGCCTGATGTCATTTTAAGTCTGCTTGCTGCTGTTTGATGCTCTTCTCTGTGCAAAACTTTGATCATTTGTTTACTGATGGAACATTGGCAGCTGAGGGTGGAGCACCATTTTCCAGCCAACCCAAAGTATTTTGACATCGGCAACTGATAAGGTTCAGCATTTGCCATCTCAGTTAAGTTCGATATCGCCGTGCCCTTGTTCATCCTGAATCAACAGCTCCTTTCTTTgtattttgttgttgttgttgttgtttatcaTCCTTCCTATTTGTACAGAAacttgttcatttatttatgaaattttcATTCCATCTGCTTGATGGTTGTTGATCCCAGTGGTTGACTTTATATAGTTCTGAATCctctaaataataattttaaataatttaaattaataattttgtaaaatttcagctttattattaatatatagtttcattttttttaaactctaaggtaattataatttcataacattttaatcaaatattctttttaaaaactaattttttttataccaacccttttttttatctaaaaaattaaTTGTTATAGTAAAATTATTATCGCGTGACTTACAAATCATAGGTTCGAGTTTCATGCACCGAAttgttcttttaaaaattctttttaatattcagctaattataattcatatttatatttaaaaagatctttaaactataatttaaaatactattaaatttagaatcctaaaatatattttaaattcaaaattaaatttctcaatttttttacCTTTAATAATAATTCAATCTATTCTGTGgtattatttttctatgttaAATGATATTAAAATTTGTGTTATCTATCATTCtactttcttctttctgttctgccatcaatcaaataattccattttttttcttgaaaaattcaCCCCAAAATTgtaaatgaaataatttatttttaagtcagAATTATTATTCAAACATTGCATCTCGATAGCTATAGATAGCTAAGACTAAACATGCATAAACACAATTTGATTTCACAAATCAATCTGTGCAATGTATAGTTAAACCTCATAATCTATTAATCCAATTTCATTACAATGAATAAACCAATCAAACAATATCAAACATTAAGAAAATGGCAATGAAGGACGACCTCAAACTCAAAGCCTTCCAAACAAAACACATGTTGCTAAAACACATCCATATAAAATGAAACAAGAACCACTAAATGTTAACCTATGACAATCAAGTAAGCTTGGACTAGCTGTCCCGATTCGATATAAGAAGAAGTCGAGATGTCGAGCCAGACTACTTAAGAGGCTTTTCCAACTACAAGGCTTGGGCAATCCGTGGCATGAGGAGTTTTTCTTAATACTCTcaatttcttccctttcttttcttttccttgactAGTATCAGAGTCCTGATATCCAAATAAaagaaagaggaaaaaaaaacgaTTTTAAAATATGTTTCTGGTGTTATTGATGTTAGAAGCATAAATTAATTGCTGGAAatgcataataataataataataataatactagtAAAGTTTTATTTGTCGGTACCTTGCTTGTTGTTCCATCCACAGTTTGCTTATGTTTCTCAGTGTTCTCTGCACATTTTGAAGCCCCTTATTGACAAAATAGTCCCTATTTAAAATGTctacttttttatttaaaattttttaaaataagagtACCTTTTTGGAAGATTTCGGAGCCGTCGTCGGATTCGTCGGCGTCGGTGGATCCGGCGAAGTAAAACCTAAAACTCGGCGATCCGGGAAGCTGCTCGTCCCCGGCGACTCGCTGCCACAATCGCCTCCCCTTCTCCTCCGGAAACTCCTCCACCGCCGCTAACTTCTCGACTCCATGCTCGCCGTCCGCGTCCGAGGAGCGGAGCAGCTCAGTGGTGGAGACGGTGCTCAGGCGGCGCCCCCGCCGCGGGGGCCGCTTCACCTCCATGATCTTGCGCTGGACCGAGTAGGGCCCCGGCCGCAAATCCTCCCCCTCCAGCTTCGACGCGGCGCAGCCCATGGAATGGAACGAAACGAATCGAGGTCGGTAGCGATG
This window of the Zingiber officinale cultivar Zhangliang chromosome 3B, Zo_v1.1, whole genome shotgun sequence genome carries:
- the LOC122055734 gene encoding uncharacterized protein LOC122055734; translated protein: MGCAASKLEGEDLRPGPYSVQRKIMEVKRPPRRGRRLSTVSTTELLRSSDADGEHGVEKLAAVEEFPEEKGRRLWQRVAGDEQLPGSPSFRFYFAGSTDADESDDGSEIFQKENTEKHKQTVDGTTSKDSDTSQGKEKKGKKLRVLRKTPHATDCPSLVVGKAS